A region of Dermochelys coriacea isolate rDerCor1 chromosome 1, rDerCor1.pri.v4, whole genome shotgun sequence DNA encodes the following proteins:
- the POGLUT1 gene encoding protein O-glucosyltransferase 1 isoform X1, translating into MGPLVAWALRAAAVSQFVLSPGSGAAGAKWKHFIDQTDRAVEGYRPCIRENCSCYQSIREQDLAPFQGGISKELLSDVVSRKLGTHYQIIKNKLYREHDCMFPARCNGVEHFILEIIGRLPDMEMVINVRDYPQVPKWMKPVIPVFSFSKTSEYHDIMYPAWTFWEGGPAVWPIYPTGLGRWDLMREDLRRSAEKWPWKKKISKGYFRGSRTSPERDPLIVLSRENPELFDAEYTKNQAWKSEKSLFFLKDTLGKPPAKEIPLVDHCKYKYLFNFRGVAASFRFKHLFLCGSLVFHVGEEWLEFFYPQLKPWVHYIPVKPDLSDVRELLQFVKENDDVAQEISERGHQFIMDHLQMKDVSCYWETLLTEYSKALTYKVKRRKNYDEIVSKHLKTEL; encoded by the exons ATGGGGCCGCTGGTGGCGTGGGCGCTGCGGGCGGCTGCCGTGTCCCAGTTCGTCCTCAGCCCGGGCAGCGGCGCCGCAG gtgcaaaatggaaacatttcatcGACCAGACTGACAGAGCAGTGGAGGGCTACAGACCATGTATAAGGGAGAATTGCAGCTGCTACCAAAG TATTAGGGAGCAGGACTTGGCTCCCTTTCAGGGAGGCATCTCCAAGGAACTACTGTCCGATGTGGTTAGCCGGAAGCTTGGGACACACTACCAGATCATCAAGAACAAGTTATATCGTGAGCATGACTGCATGTTCCCTGCTAG ATGTAATGGGGTCGAACATTTCATTCTGGAGATCATTGGCCGCCTCCCAGACATGGAGATGGTGATCAATGTGCGAGATTACCCCCAGGTCCCCAAGTGGATGAAGCCAGTCATTCCAGTATTCTCTTTCAGCAAG acttctgagtaCCATGATATCATGTATCCTGCCTGGACGTTTTGGGAAGGGGGGCCAGCTGTTTGGCCAATTTACCCGACAGGTCTTGGGCGCTGGGACTTAATGAGAGAGGACCTCCGAAG atCTGCAGAAAAATggccatggaagaaaaaaatctccaaaggaTATTTTCGAGGATCCAG AACAAGTCCTGAGAGGGATCCCCTCATTGTTCTGTCTCGAGAGAACCCAGAACTCTTCGATGCTGAGTACACTAAAAACCAGGCCTGGAAATCTGAAAAA tctctttttttcttgaaggacACTCTTGGGAAACCACCTGCGAAGGAAATTCCTCTGGTCGATCACTGCAAATACAA ATACCTGTTTAATTTCCGGGGGGTAGCAGCCAGTTTCCGTTTCAAACACCTCTTCTTGTGTGGCTCATTAGTCTTTCACGTAGGGGAAGAGTGGCTGGAGTTCTTCTACCCACAGCTGAAGCCTTGGGTACATTACATCCCAGTCAAACCAGACCTCTCTGATGTCAG ggAGCTGTTGCAGTTTGTGAAGGAAAATGATGATGTAGCACAAGAAATTTCAGAGAG GGGGCACCAGTTCATCATGGACCACTTGCAGATGAAGGATGTCTCTTGTTACTGGGAGACTTTGCTGACTGAATACTCTAAAGCCCTGACTTACAAAGTTAAGAGGAGGAAAAACTATGATGAGATTGTCTCCAAACACTtgaaaacagaactttaa
- the POGLUT1 gene encoding protein O-glucosyltransferase 1 isoform X2 → MGPLVAWALRAAAVSQFVLSPGSGAAGAKWKHFIDQTDRAVEGYRPCIRENCSCYQSIREQDLAPFQGGISKELLSDVVSRKLGTHYQIIKNKLYREHDCMFPARCNGVEHFILEIIGRLPDMEMVINVRDYPQVPKWMKPVIPVFSFSKTSEYHDIMYPAWTFWEGGPAVWPIYPTGLGRWDLMREDLRRSAEKWPWKKKISKGYFRGSRTSPERDPLIVLSRENPELFDAEYTKNQAWKSEKDTLGKPPAKEIPLVDHCKYKYLFNFRGVAASFRFKHLFLCGSLVFHVGEEWLEFFYPQLKPWVHYIPVKPDLSDVRELLQFVKENDDVAQEISERGHQFIMDHLQMKDVSCYWETLLTEYSKALTYKVKRRKNYDEIVSKHLKTEL, encoded by the exons ATGGGGCCGCTGGTGGCGTGGGCGCTGCGGGCGGCTGCCGTGTCCCAGTTCGTCCTCAGCCCGGGCAGCGGCGCCGCAG gtgcaaaatggaaacatttcatcGACCAGACTGACAGAGCAGTGGAGGGCTACAGACCATGTATAAGGGAGAATTGCAGCTGCTACCAAAG TATTAGGGAGCAGGACTTGGCTCCCTTTCAGGGAGGCATCTCCAAGGAACTACTGTCCGATGTGGTTAGCCGGAAGCTTGGGACACACTACCAGATCATCAAGAACAAGTTATATCGTGAGCATGACTGCATGTTCCCTGCTAG ATGTAATGGGGTCGAACATTTCATTCTGGAGATCATTGGCCGCCTCCCAGACATGGAGATGGTGATCAATGTGCGAGATTACCCCCAGGTCCCCAAGTGGATGAAGCCAGTCATTCCAGTATTCTCTTTCAGCAAG acttctgagtaCCATGATATCATGTATCCTGCCTGGACGTTTTGGGAAGGGGGGCCAGCTGTTTGGCCAATTTACCCGACAGGTCTTGGGCGCTGGGACTTAATGAGAGAGGACCTCCGAAG atCTGCAGAAAAATggccatggaagaaaaaaatctccaaaggaTATTTTCGAGGATCCAG AACAAGTCCTGAGAGGGATCCCCTCATTGTTCTGTCTCGAGAGAACCCAGAACTCTTCGATGCTGAGTACACTAAAAACCAGGCCTGGAAATCTGAAAAA gacACTCTTGGGAAACCACCTGCGAAGGAAATTCCTCTGGTCGATCACTGCAAATACAA ATACCTGTTTAATTTCCGGGGGGTAGCAGCCAGTTTCCGTTTCAAACACCTCTTCTTGTGTGGCTCATTAGTCTTTCACGTAGGGGAAGAGTGGCTGGAGTTCTTCTACCCACAGCTGAAGCCTTGGGTACATTACATCCCAGTCAAACCAGACCTCTCTGATGTCAG ggAGCTGTTGCAGTTTGTGAAGGAAAATGATGATGTAGCACAAGAAATTTCAGAGAG GGGGCACCAGTTCATCATGGACCACTTGCAGATGAAGGATGTCTCTTGTTACTGGGAGACTTTGCTGACTGAATACTCTAAAGCCCTGACTTACAAAGTTAAGAGGAGGAAAAACTATGATGAGATTGTCTCCAAACACTtgaaaacagaactttaa
- the POGLUT1 gene encoding protein O-glucosyltransferase 1 isoform X3 yields MGPLVAWALRAAAVSQFVLSPGSGAAGAKWKHFIDQTDRAVEGYRPCIRENCSCYQRCNGVEHFILEIIGRLPDMEMVINVRDYPQVPKWMKPVIPVFSFSKTSEYHDIMYPAWTFWEGGPAVWPIYPTGLGRWDLMREDLRRSAEKWPWKKKISKGYFRGSRTSPERDPLIVLSRENPELFDAEYTKNQAWKSEKSLFFLKDTLGKPPAKEIPLVDHCKYKYLFNFRGVAASFRFKHLFLCGSLVFHVGEEWLEFFYPQLKPWVHYIPVKPDLSDVRELLQFVKENDDVAQEISERGHQFIMDHLQMKDVSCYWETLLTEYSKALTYKVKRRKNYDEIVSKHLKTEL; encoded by the exons ATGGGGCCGCTGGTGGCGTGGGCGCTGCGGGCGGCTGCCGTGTCCCAGTTCGTCCTCAGCCCGGGCAGCGGCGCCGCAG gtgcaaaatggaaacatttcatcGACCAGACTGACAGAGCAGTGGAGGGCTACAGACCATGTATAAGGGAGAATTGCAGCTGCTACCAAAG ATGTAATGGGGTCGAACATTTCATTCTGGAGATCATTGGCCGCCTCCCAGACATGGAGATGGTGATCAATGTGCGAGATTACCCCCAGGTCCCCAAGTGGATGAAGCCAGTCATTCCAGTATTCTCTTTCAGCAAG acttctgagtaCCATGATATCATGTATCCTGCCTGGACGTTTTGGGAAGGGGGGCCAGCTGTTTGGCCAATTTACCCGACAGGTCTTGGGCGCTGGGACTTAATGAGAGAGGACCTCCGAAG atCTGCAGAAAAATggccatggaagaaaaaaatctccaaaggaTATTTTCGAGGATCCAG AACAAGTCCTGAGAGGGATCCCCTCATTGTTCTGTCTCGAGAGAACCCAGAACTCTTCGATGCTGAGTACACTAAAAACCAGGCCTGGAAATCTGAAAAA tctctttttttcttgaaggacACTCTTGGGAAACCACCTGCGAAGGAAATTCCTCTGGTCGATCACTGCAAATACAA ATACCTGTTTAATTTCCGGGGGGTAGCAGCCAGTTTCCGTTTCAAACACCTCTTCTTGTGTGGCTCATTAGTCTTTCACGTAGGGGAAGAGTGGCTGGAGTTCTTCTACCCACAGCTGAAGCCTTGGGTACATTACATCCCAGTCAAACCAGACCTCTCTGATGTCAG ggAGCTGTTGCAGTTTGTGAAGGAAAATGATGATGTAGCACAAGAAATTTCAGAGAG GGGGCACCAGTTCATCATGGACCACTTGCAGATGAAGGATGTCTCTTGTTACTGGGAGACTTTGCTGACTGAATACTCTAAAGCCCTGACTTACAAAGTTAAGAGGAGGAAAAACTATGATGAGATTGTCTCCAAACACTtgaaaacagaactttaa